The following proteins are co-located in the Lepisosteus oculatus isolate fLepOcu1 chromosome 9, fLepOcu1.hap2, whole genome shotgun sequence genome:
- the tie1 gene encoding tyrosine-protein kinase receptor Tie-1 isoform X2 has product MKVQNSYQLQRITSSLGSPTMILYLCFLCLISVTGAVLDITMISNSEALSAKDFFMTCVSGKRDSLNLQIRKDNNIIKLANQPRFSVTRTNDQEVRATGFRQIEYQGIFYCTGTGDSEHTEVMLINNYGAQFIPKGLTITVNKDETVQLPVKAVIDRKTDIMWKFNGNYYHITHSADITNGTAVLKLDEVKLSDSGVYSACYMGDSPLSSVYFRLIVRACAENKWGPECDQDCPECLNGGICHDKEGDCICPPGFMGTRCETACREGRYGRNCQQACNAERGCKGLTFCQPDPYGCSCASGWQGPKCNTACDEDYYGAGCQLRCNCKNGGTCNRFSGCQCPTGWRGQHCDKSDHAPQILDLMSNLDWNMNSSPKITCSATGNPLPSHSSIELRKLDGTILKATRTTMDSDKSTALFEIPRLSKDHGGLWECRVSTNGGQDSRKFNLTVKEPPCPLTPPKLLERRSKQLILQPVDAFKGDGPIISTKILYKPMESEALWSSIIVESREPITLMNLKPSTRYQVRVQLTRPGEQGEGTEGPEAIVETDCPGPSSPRNVQAEILPANTVRLKWEPPLDPNGGIVKYIIEYQLAGKSQWVDIDDGNKTTQDIRALNGSTLYQFRVRAVSKVPGQWSKFVSVWTQGDGPPSFTPTTQEVGARPVVEGYQLLLAVVGSVSVTCMTILLALLGLFCIRKNLLHRRRTFTYQSGSGEETILQFNSGTLTLTRRPKPQPEPLSYPILEWEDIKFEDVIGEGNFGQVIKAMVKKDGNKMSAAVKMLKEFASENDHRDFAGELEVLCKLGHHPNIINLIGACENRGYLYIAIEYAPYGNLLDFLRKSRVLETDPAFAKEHGTASTLTSQQLLQFAVDVATGMHYLSEKQFIHRDLAARNVLVGENLTAKIADFGLSRGEEVYVKKTMGRLPVRWMAIESLNYSVYTTKSDVWSFGVLLWEIVSLGGTPYCGMTCAELYEKLPQGYRMEKPRNCDDEVYEMMRQCWRDRPYERPTFAQISVQLNRMQEARKAYVNMALFENFTYAGIDATAEEA; this is encoded by the exons ATGAAAGTACAAAACTCTTACCAATTGCAAAGGATTACAAGTTCTCTAGGATCTCCAACGATGATACTCTACCTGTgctttttatgtctcatctcaGTAACGG GTGCAGTCCTGGATATAACGATGATCTCCAATTCTGAGGCCCTCTCTGCTAAAGACTTCTTCATGACCTGTGTGTCGGGGAAGCGGGACTCTCTGAACCTGCAGATCAGGAAGGATAACAACATCATCAAGTTGGCAAATCAGCCCCGTTTCAGTGTGACCAGAACCAATGACCAGGAGGTTAGAGCCACTGGATTCAGACAAATTGAGTACCAGGGCATCTTTTACTGCACTGGCACCGGGGACTCAGAGCATACAGAAGTGATGCTCATCAATAACTACGGAG CACAATTCATACCAAAAGGCCTCACAATTACTGTGAATAAAGATGAGACAGTGCAGCTGCCTGTGAAGGCTGTCATCGACCGTAAAACAGACATCATGTGGAAATTTAATG GAAATTACTACCATATAACACActcagcagacatcaccaatgGTACAGCAGTTCTCAAATTGGATGAAGTGAAACTGAGCGATAGTGGGGTCTATAGTGCCTGCTATATGGGAGACAGCCCACTCTCCAGTGTCTATTTCAGACTCATTGTCAGAG CTTGTGCAGAGAATAAGTGGGGCCCTGAATGTGACCAGGACTGTCCTGAGTGTCTAAATGGGGGTATCTGTCATGACAAGGAAGGCGACTGCATCTGTCCTCCAGGATTTATGGGGACACGCTGTGAGACAG CCTGCCGTGAGGGAAGGTATGGGCGAAACTGTCAGCAGGCGTGCAATGCAGAGAGGGGATGCAAGGGCCTGACCTTCTGCCAGCCAGACCCCTACGGCTGCTCCTGTGCCAGTGGGTGGCAGGGTCCAAAGTGTAACACAG CCTGTGATGAGGACTACTATGGCGCTGGCTGTCAGCTGAGATGCAACTGCAAGAATGGAGGGACCTGCAATCGATTCAGTGGCTGCCAGTGTCCCACAGGGTGGCGAGGGCAACATTGTGACAAGTCAG ATCACGCACCCCAGATTTTGGACCTTATGAGCAACTTGGATTGGAACATGAACTCCAGTCCAAAGATCACCTGCTCAGCCACTGGGAACCCCCTGCCAAGCCACAGCAGCATTGAGCTACGTAAGCTGGATGGCACCATCCTGAAG GCCACCCGCACCACTATGGATTCTGACAAGAGCACAGCGCTCTTTGAGATTCCTCGGCTCAGTAAGGACCATGGGGGGCTCTGGGAGTGTCGAGTCTCCACAAACGGGGGCCAGGACTCCCGCAAGTTCAACCTGACCGTGAAAG AGCCACCCTGCCCTTTGACTCCACCAAAACTTCTGGAGAGGAGAAGCAAACAGCTGATTCTGCAGCCTGTGGATGCCTTCAAAGGAGATGGTCCTATCATTTCCACCAAGATCCTTTACAAACCAATGGAAAGTGAGGCCCTCTGGTCCTCCATCATTG TTGAAAGCCGTGAGCCCATCACATTGATGAACCTGAAGCCCTCCACCAGATATCAAGTTCGAGTCCAGCTTACTCGTCCTGGGGAGCAAGGTGAGGGCACTGAAGGACCTGAGGCCATTGTGGAAACGGACTGTCCAG GACCATCCTCCCCAAGAAATGTCCAGGCGGAAATCCTCCCCGCCAACACTGTCCGGCTGAAGTGGGAGCCCCCCCTGGATCCCAACGGTGGCATTGTCAAGTACATCATCGAGTATCAGCTGGCGGGTAAGAGCCAGTGGGTGGACATCGACGATGGCAACAAGACCACCCAGGACATCAGAGCTCTCAATGGCAGTACCCTCTACCAGTTCCGGGTCCGCGCTGTCTCCAAGGTCCCGGGTCAGTGGAGCAAATTTGTCAGTGTCTGGACACAGGGGGATG GTCCGCCCAGTTTCACCCCAACGACACAGGAAGTTGGAGCTCGGCCAGTGGTGGAAGGTTACCAGCTGCTCCTGGCTGTGGTGGGCTCGGTGTCCGTCACTTGCATGACAATTCTTCTGGCCTTACTGGGGCTCTTCTGCATCCGCAAGAACCTCTTACATCGGCGCAGGACCTTCACCTATCAGTCAGGGTCG GGCGAGGAGACTATCCTCCAGTTTAATTCGGGAACCCTGACGCTAACCCGCAGACCCAAGCCACAACCAGAACCCTTGTCATATCCCATCTTAGAGTGGGAGGACATCAAATTTGAGGATGTCATTGGGGAGGGCAACTTCGGACAGGTCATAAAGGCCATGGTCAAAAAGGATGGTAACAAAATGAGTGCTGCGGTCAAGATGCTGAAAG AATTTGCCTCTGAAAATGACCACAGGGACTTTGCTGGAGAGCTGGAGGTTCTTTGTAAGCTGGGTCACCACCCTAACATCATCAACCTGATAGGAGCCTGTGAAAACAGAG GGTACCTGTACATTGCGATAGAATACGCCCCCTATGGGAACTTGCTGGACTTCCTGAGGAAGAGCAGGGTCCTGGAGACAGACCCTGCCTTTGCCAAAGAGCATGGCACCGCCTCCACCCTCACCTCCCAGCAGCTCCTGCAGTTTGCTGTCGACGTGGCAACCGGCATGCACTACCTCAGCGAGAAGCAG TTCATTCACAGGGATCTAGCAGCAAGGAATGTCCTTGTAGGTGAAAATCTGACAGCTAAAATTGCAGACTTTGGACTATCCAGAGGGGAGGAAGTTTACGTGAAGAAGACCATG GGTAGATTACCAGTACGATGGATGGCAATTGAGTCATTAAACTACAGTGTCTACACAACAAAGAGTGATGT
- the tie1 gene encoding tyrosine-protein kinase receptor Tie-1 isoform X1 yields MKVQNSYQLQRITSSLGSPTMILYLCFLCLISVTGAVLDITMISNSEALSAKDFFMTCVSGKRDSLNLQIRKDNNIIKLANQPRFSVTRTNDQEVRATGFRQIEYQGIFYCTGTGDSEHTEVMLINNYGAQFIPKGLTITVNKDETVQLPVKAVIDRKTDIMWKFNGNYYHITHSADITNGTAVLKLDEVKLSDSGVYSACYMGDSPLSSVYFRLIVRACAENKWGPECDQDCPECLNGGICHDKEGDCICPPGFMGTRCETACREGRYGRNCQQACNAERGCKGLTFCQPDPYGCSCASGWQGPKCNTACDEDYYGAGCQLRCNCKNGGTCNRFSGCQCPTGWRGQHCDKSDHAPQILDLMSNLDWNMNSSPKITCSATGNPLPSHSSIELRKLDGTILKATRTTMDSDKSTALFEIPRLSKDHGGLWECRVSTNGGQDSRKFNLTVKEPPCPLTPPKLLERRSKQLILQPVDAFKGDGPIISTKILYKPMESEALWSSIIVESREPITLMNLKPSTRYQVRVQLTRPGEQGEGTEGPEAIVETDCPEPTLSPVIDFISVEGRNVTVRWVLPGNPGMASGYLAILYGPSQEKLWQETTSLNVLSTTFHNLEYHRDYQVVVTLVNCGSWGPPSKPLPFRVNSQGPSSPRNVQAEILPANTVRLKWEPPLDPNGGIVKYIIEYQLAGKSQWVDIDDGNKTTQDIRALNGSTLYQFRVRAVSKVPGQWSKFVSVWTQGDGPPSFTPTTQEVGARPVVEGYQLLLAVVGSVSVTCMTILLALLGLFCIRKNLLHRRRTFTYQSGSGEETILQFNSGTLTLTRRPKPQPEPLSYPILEWEDIKFEDVIGEGNFGQVIKAMVKKDGNKMSAAVKMLKEFASENDHRDFAGELEVLCKLGHHPNIINLIGACENRGYLYIAIEYAPYGNLLDFLRKSRVLETDPAFAKEHGTASTLTSQQLLQFAVDVATGMHYLSEKQFIHRDLAARNVLVGENLTAKIADFGLSRGEEVYVKKTMGRLPVRWMAIESLNYSVYTTKSDVWSFGVLLWEIVSLGGTPYCGMTCAELYEKLPQGYRMEKPRNCDDEVYEMMRQCWRDRPYERPTFAQISVQLNRMQEARKAYVNMALFENFTYAGIDATAEEA; encoded by the exons ATGAAAGTACAAAACTCTTACCAATTGCAAAGGATTACAAGTTCTCTAGGATCTCCAACGATGATACTCTACCTGTgctttttatgtctcatctcaGTAACGG GTGCAGTCCTGGATATAACGATGATCTCCAATTCTGAGGCCCTCTCTGCTAAAGACTTCTTCATGACCTGTGTGTCGGGGAAGCGGGACTCTCTGAACCTGCAGATCAGGAAGGATAACAACATCATCAAGTTGGCAAATCAGCCCCGTTTCAGTGTGACCAGAACCAATGACCAGGAGGTTAGAGCCACTGGATTCAGACAAATTGAGTACCAGGGCATCTTTTACTGCACTGGCACCGGGGACTCAGAGCATACAGAAGTGATGCTCATCAATAACTACGGAG CACAATTCATACCAAAAGGCCTCACAATTACTGTGAATAAAGATGAGACAGTGCAGCTGCCTGTGAAGGCTGTCATCGACCGTAAAACAGACATCATGTGGAAATTTAATG GAAATTACTACCATATAACACActcagcagacatcaccaatgGTACAGCAGTTCTCAAATTGGATGAAGTGAAACTGAGCGATAGTGGGGTCTATAGTGCCTGCTATATGGGAGACAGCCCACTCTCCAGTGTCTATTTCAGACTCATTGTCAGAG CTTGTGCAGAGAATAAGTGGGGCCCTGAATGTGACCAGGACTGTCCTGAGTGTCTAAATGGGGGTATCTGTCATGACAAGGAAGGCGACTGCATCTGTCCTCCAGGATTTATGGGGACACGCTGTGAGACAG CCTGCCGTGAGGGAAGGTATGGGCGAAACTGTCAGCAGGCGTGCAATGCAGAGAGGGGATGCAAGGGCCTGACCTTCTGCCAGCCAGACCCCTACGGCTGCTCCTGTGCCAGTGGGTGGCAGGGTCCAAAGTGTAACACAG CCTGTGATGAGGACTACTATGGCGCTGGCTGTCAGCTGAGATGCAACTGCAAGAATGGAGGGACCTGCAATCGATTCAGTGGCTGCCAGTGTCCCACAGGGTGGCGAGGGCAACATTGTGACAAGTCAG ATCACGCACCCCAGATTTTGGACCTTATGAGCAACTTGGATTGGAACATGAACTCCAGTCCAAAGATCACCTGCTCAGCCACTGGGAACCCCCTGCCAAGCCACAGCAGCATTGAGCTACGTAAGCTGGATGGCACCATCCTGAAG GCCACCCGCACCACTATGGATTCTGACAAGAGCACAGCGCTCTTTGAGATTCCTCGGCTCAGTAAGGACCATGGGGGGCTCTGGGAGTGTCGAGTCTCCACAAACGGGGGCCAGGACTCCCGCAAGTTCAACCTGACCGTGAAAG AGCCACCCTGCCCTTTGACTCCACCAAAACTTCTGGAGAGGAGAAGCAAACAGCTGATTCTGCAGCCTGTGGATGCCTTCAAAGGAGATGGTCCTATCATTTCCACCAAGATCCTTTACAAACCAATGGAAAGTGAGGCCCTCTGGTCCTCCATCATTG TTGAAAGCCGTGAGCCCATCACATTGATGAACCTGAAGCCCTCCACCAGATATCAAGTTCGAGTCCAGCTTACTCGTCCTGGGGAGCAAGGTGAGGGCACTGAAGGACCTGAGGCCATTGTGGAAACGGACTGTCCAG AGCCCACGCTGAGCCCGGTGATTGATTTCATCTCGGTGGAAGGTCGTAACGTGACAGTGCGGTGGGTTTTGCCTGGGAACCCCGGTATGGCCAGTGGCTATTTAGCGATACTCTACGGACCCTCCCAGGAGAAGCTGTGGCAAGAGACCACCTCGCTCAATGTGCTCTCCACCACATTCCACAACCTGGAGTACCACCGCGACTACCAAGTGGTTGTCACGCTGGTCAACTGTGGCAGTTGGGGGCCGCCTTCCAAGCCGTTACCCTTCCGAGTCAACAGCCAGG GACCATCCTCCCCAAGAAATGTCCAGGCGGAAATCCTCCCCGCCAACACTGTCCGGCTGAAGTGGGAGCCCCCCCTGGATCCCAACGGTGGCATTGTCAAGTACATCATCGAGTATCAGCTGGCGGGTAAGAGCCAGTGGGTGGACATCGACGATGGCAACAAGACCACCCAGGACATCAGAGCTCTCAATGGCAGTACCCTCTACCAGTTCCGGGTCCGCGCTGTCTCCAAGGTCCCGGGTCAGTGGAGCAAATTTGTCAGTGTCTGGACACAGGGGGATG GTCCGCCCAGTTTCACCCCAACGACACAGGAAGTTGGAGCTCGGCCAGTGGTGGAAGGTTACCAGCTGCTCCTGGCTGTGGTGGGCTCGGTGTCCGTCACTTGCATGACAATTCTTCTGGCCTTACTGGGGCTCTTCTGCATCCGCAAGAACCTCTTACATCGGCGCAGGACCTTCACCTATCAGTCAGGGTCG GGCGAGGAGACTATCCTCCAGTTTAATTCGGGAACCCTGACGCTAACCCGCAGACCCAAGCCACAACCAGAACCCTTGTCATATCCCATCTTAGAGTGGGAGGACATCAAATTTGAGGATGTCATTGGGGAGGGCAACTTCGGACAGGTCATAAAGGCCATGGTCAAAAAGGATGGTAACAAAATGAGTGCTGCGGTCAAGATGCTGAAAG AATTTGCCTCTGAAAATGACCACAGGGACTTTGCTGGAGAGCTGGAGGTTCTTTGTAAGCTGGGTCACCACCCTAACATCATCAACCTGATAGGAGCCTGTGAAAACAGAG GGTACCTGTACATTGCGATAGAATACGCCCCCTATGGGAACTTGCTGGACTTCCTGAGGAAGAGCAGGGTCCTGGAGACAGACCCTGCCTTTGCCAAAGAGCATGGCACCGCCTCCACCCTCACCTCCCAGCAGCTCCTGCAGTTTGCTGTCGACGTGGCAACCGGCATGCACTACCTCAGCGAGAAGCAG TTCATTCACAGGGATCTAGCAGCAAGGAATGTCCTTGTAGGTGAAAATCTGACAGCTAAAATTGCAGACTTTGGACTATCCAGAGGGGAGGAAGTTTACGTGAAGAAGACCATG GGTAGATTACCAGTACGATGGATGGCAATTGAGTCATTAAACTACAGTGTCTACACAACAAAGAGTGATGT